A window of the Phaseolus vulgaris cultivar G19833 chromosome 5, P. vulgaris v2.0, whole genome shotgun sequence genome harbors these coding sequences:
- the LOC137834153 gene encoding pheromone-regulated protein PRM7-like: MNPTHTREKRNERNEEAYKRYPRKCSNMDSPRQFMRVIGRNNTDGTISVLGSNNNNGIIRVVCSNNTYGTISCVGSKNTDGTISVVGSNNIDGTLNLMGSNNTDGTIIVVGSNNIDGTISVFGSNNSDGTISVVGSNNIDEPLVVFNNTEDTISVVGRNNTDCTIIVVGSNNTDGTITVVGSNNTDCTISAVASNNIDGTITFVGSNNSDGTISVVGSNKTDGTISVVGSNNIDGTISLIGSNNASGTTTVVGSNNTDGTMSIVGSNNADSTISVIGSNNTDGIIRVVCSNNTDGTISCVGSKNTDGTISVVRSNNIDCTLSVVGSNNTDGTLIVVGSNNTNGTINVVVGSNNTDSTISVVGSNNTDGIILDGSVSIVGSSNIDVTKNVVCGNNIDGTMSFVGSNNTDSTIGVVNNTDGTISVVGSNNTDGTITVFDSNNSNGSIYVVSSNNTDATINVVGSNNTDCTIRVVGNNKTDSTIRVVGSNNIDGTISVVGSNNTDVTITVVSSNNIDGTITVNGSNNTDGTIIVVGCNNTNGTISVFRSNNSDGTITCVGNNNIEGTISLVRTNNTDATINVVCNNNTDSTISFVGSNNTDGTIHVVGSNNTDGTISVVGSNNPYCSIIVVGSNNTDGAINVFCSNNTVGTISYVGRKNTEGTISRNNIDCTIIVVGINNTDGTINVVGSNNTYGTISVVGSNNGDGTIGVVGSNNTDGTISVVGSNNTDGTISVVDSYNTDSTISVVDSNNTDGIIRDGTVSIVGSNNIDCTISVFGSNNRDGTISVFGSNNSDGKISVVGSNNIDEQLLSCYNNTNGTISVFGSNNTKGTTSGFGSNNTNCTINCVGSNNTKGTICVVGSNNTDGTISVVGSNNTDGIIRDGTVSISGSNNIDVTKNVVCGNNIYGTISFRCSINTDGTIDVMFSNNTHSIIRVVCSNNTHGTNSCVGSKNTDRTISVVVSKNIDGTLSLLGSNNTDGTIIVVGSKNTITSAELPWSTSTLWTFHPAVTSEMTIGSLSCGTTSLRSALVNVMSTSGEWSSNMSTVITDLAYFFLCDAVHPPPEKPPAIVWISP, from the exons ATgaaccctacccacacgagagaAAAGAGGAACGAGAGGAACGAAGAAGCATACAAACGATATCCAAGGAAATGCAGTAacatggacagtcccaggcagttcatgcg tgttataggtagaaataatactgatggtactatcagtgttcttggtagtaataataataatggtaTCATCCGTGTTGTTTGTAGTAATAATACTTATGGTACCATTAGTTGTGTTGGTAGTAAAaatactgatggtacaatcagtgttgttggtagtaataatattgatggtacacTTAATCTTAtgggtagtaataatactgatggtaccatcattgTTGTTGgaagtaataatattgatggtaccattagtgtatttggtagtaataatagtgatggtacaatcagtgttgttggtagtaataatattgatgaaCCATTAGTTGTGTT taataatactgaggataccatcagtgttgttggtagaaATAATACTGATTGCACCATcattgttgttggtagtaataatactgatggtaccatcactgTTGTTGGgagtaataatactgattgtaccatcagtgCAGTTGctagtaataatattgatggtaccatcacttttgttggtagtaataatagtgacggtaccatcagtgttgttggtagtaataagaCTGATGGTACTattagtgttgttggtagtaataatattgatggtaccattagtctAATTGGTAGTAATAATGCTAGTGGAACTACTactgttgttggtagtaataatactgatggtaccatgagtattgttggtagtaataatgctgatagtaccatcagtgttattggtagtaataatactgatggtatcATCCGTGTAGtttgtagtaataatactgatggtaccattagttgTGTTGGTAGTAAAAATACTGACGGTACAATCAGTGTTGTTcgtagtaataatattgattgTACACTTAGTGTTGtgggtagtaataatactgatggtaccctCATTGTTGTGGGTAGTAATAATACAAATGGAACCATTAATGT tgttgttggtagtaataatactgatagtaccatcagtgttgttggtagtaataatactgatggtatcATTCTTGATGGTTCCGTTAGTATTGTTGGTAGTAGTAATATTGATGTTACCAAAAATGTTGTTTGtggtaataatattgatggtaccatgagttttgttggtagtaataacaCTGATAGTACCATTGGTGTTGT taataatactgatggtaccatcagtgttgttggtagtaataatactgatggtaccatcactgTTTTTGATAGTAATAATTCTAATGGTTCCATCTATGTTGttagtagtaataatactgatgctaccatcaatgttgttggtagtaataatactgattgtaccatcCGTGTTGTTGGTAATAATAAGACTGATAGTACCATccgtgttgttggtagtaataatattgatggtaccatcagtgttgttggtagtaataatactgatgttACCATCACTGTTGttagtagtaataatattgatggtaccatcactgTTAATGGTAGTAATAATACGGATGGTACCATAATTGTTGTTGGTTgtaataatactaatggtaccatcagtgtgtTCCGTAGTAATAatagtgatggtaccatcacttGTGttggtaataataatattgagggTACCATTAGTCTTGTTCGTACTAATAATACAGATGCTACCATCAACGttgtttgtaataataatactgatagtaccatcagttttgttggtagtaataatactgatggtaccatccatgttgttggtagtaataatactgatggtaccatcagtgttgttggtagtaataatccTTATTGTAGCATAATTGTTGTTGGTAGTAACAATACTGATGGGGCCATCAATGTTTtttgtagtaataatactgTTGGTACCATAAGTTATGTTGGTAGAAAGAATACTGAGGGCACCATCAGTAGAAATAATATAGATTGTACCATCATTGTTGTTGGTATTAATAATAcggatggtaccatcaatgtggttggtagtaataatacttatggtaccatcagtgttgttggtagtaataatggTGACGGTACCATtggtgttgttggtagtaataatactgatggtaccatcagtgttgttggtagtaataatactgatggtaccatcagtgttgttgatAGTTATAATACTGatagtaccatcagtgttgttgatagtaataatactgatggtatcATTCGTGATGGTACCGTTAGtattgttggtagtaataatattgattgTACCATTAGTGTATTTGGTAGTAATAATAGAGATGGAACCATCAGTGTAtttggtagtaataatagtgATGGAAAAATCAGTGTTGTcggtagtaataatattgatgaaCAATTATTGAGTTGTta taataatactaatggAACCATTAGTGTatttggtagtaataatactaagGGTACCACCAGTGGttttggtagtaataatactaattGTACCATCAATtgtgttggtagtaataatactaagGGTACCATctgtgttgttggtagtaataatactgatggtaccatcagtgttgttggtagtaataatactgatggtatcATTCGTGATGGTACCGTTAGTATTTctggtagtaataatattgatgttACCAAAAATGTTGTTTGTGGTAATAATATATATGGTACCATTAGTTTTCGTTGTAGtattaatactgatggtaccatcgaTGTTATGTTTAGTAATAATACTCATAGTATCATCCGTGTTGTTTGTAGTAATAATACTCATGGTACCAATAGTTGTGTTGGTAGTAAAAATACTGATCGTACAATCAGTGTTGTTGTTAGTAAAAATATTGATGGTACACTCAGTCTTCtaggtagtaataatactgatggtaccatcataGTTGTTGGTAGTAAGAATActatcacatctgccgagcttccttggtccaccagtactctgtggaccttccaccccgccgtaacaagcgagatgactattggatcgttgtcatgtGGCACAACATCCCTGAGATCTgcccttgtgaacgtgatgtccacgtctggtgagtggtcctcgaacatgtccaccgtcatcacagacctcgcatacttcttcctctgtgatgcggtgcatccaccacccgagaaacctcctgcaatagtgtggatctccccgtga